Proteins co-encoded in one Pseudomonas fluorescens genomic window:
- a CDS encoding polyamine ABC transporter substrate-binding protein: MHSHRGYINLGLMGVLSAALSAQAADAPSVHVYNWYDYIGPNTLHDFKRDSGIEPVYDTFDSAEVLEGKLMTSRSGYDVVVASNFSLPTLIKAGALAPLPRDQLPGWKNLDNDLLRKLANNDPGNQYAVPYLWGTNGIGYNVDKVRAALGDKAPVDSWDLVFKEENLAKLGECGVAMLDSPSEMLPVALHYLGLPPNSTNAEDYQKAEALLLKLRPHIAYFNSSKFISDLSNGNICVAVGWSGAMLEAKTNAEQAGNGVKIQYSLPKEGAPVWFDTLVLLKDAPHPTQGLAFIDYLLRPEVIAPVSDHLSYPNGNRAATALVGEATRDNPAVYPSATAMTTLFTLEPLPKATERVRTRVWSKVKNGQ, from the coding sequence ATGCATAGTCATCGTGGGTATATCAACCTGGGTCTGATGGGCGTTTTGTCCGCAGCACTGAGCGCGCAGGCGGCCGATGCGCCGAGCGTGCATGTCTACAACTGGTACGACTACATCGGCCCGAACACCCTGCATGACTTCAAGCGTGACAGCGGTATCGAACCGGTCTACGACACCTTCGACAGCGCCGAAGTGCTGGAAGGCAAACTGATGACCAGCCGCAGCGGCTACGACGTGGTGGTGGCGAGCAACTTCAGCCTGCCGACCCTGATCAAGGCCGGCGCCCTCGCTCCGCTGCCCCGCGATCAACTGCCGGGCTGGAAGAACCTCGACAACGATCTGCTGCGCAAACTGGCCAACAACGACCCCGGCAACCAGTACGCCGTGCCGTATCTGTGGGGCACCAACGGCATCGGCTACAACGTCGACAAGGTGCGCGCCGCGCTGGGCGACAAGGCCCCGGTGGACTCCTGGGATCTGGTGTTCAAGGAAGAGAACCTCGCCAAGCTCGGCGAGTGCGGCGTGGCGATGCTTGACTCGCCATCGGAAATGCTCCCGGTTGCGTTGCACTATCTCGGCCTGCCGCCCAACAGCACCAACGCCGAGGACTATCAGAAAGCCGAAGCGCTGCTGCTGAAACTGCGCCCGCACATCGCCTACTTCAATTCCTCCAAATTCATCAGTGATCTGTCCAACGGCAACATCTGCGTGGCAGTCGGCTGGTCCGGTGCGATGCTCGAAGCCAAGACCAACGCCGAGCAGGCCGGCAACGGCGTGAAGATCCAGTACAGCCTGCCGAAGGAAGGCGCGCCGGTGTGGTTCGACACGCTGGTGCTGCTCAAGGACGCACCGCATCCGACCCAGGGCCTGGCGTTCATCGACTACCTGCTGCGGCCCGAGGTGATTGCGCCGGTCAGCGATCACCTGTCTTACCCCAACGGCAATCGGGCCGCCACCGCGCTGGTCGGCGAAGCCACCCGCGACAACCCGGCGGTGTATCCGTCGGCCACGGCGATGACCACGCTGTTCACCCTCGAGCCCCTGCCCAAAGCCACCGAGCGGGTACGCACGCGGGTCTGGAGCAAGGTCAAGAACGGCCAATAA
- a CDS encoding methyltransferase family protein, which produces MKMSAQMTVVAVLATLAYLGLAMWGIGGVAVFFSHGALVVVTLATLVMVVVSLFSEVNLSSGEREDRANRWVIPAFGVIGLVSAFLPAYCDRIGFWTIGREGTRWLGALLFIAGGALRLWPVFVLGHRFSGLVAIQPGHRLVTDGIYTHLRNPSYLGLVVNALGWALAFRSVVGILLAALTLIPLIARIHSEEALLRARFGAEYDAYCARSWRLLPGVY; this is translated from the coding sequence ATGAAAATGTCAGCGCAAATGACCGTCGTCGCGGTGCTTGCCACCCTTGCCTATCTGGGTCTGGCGATGTGGGGCATCGGTGGCGTGGCGGTGTTCTTTTCCCACGGGGCCTTGGTGGTCGTGACCCTGGCGACGTTGGTGATGGTGGTGGTGTCGTTGTTCAGCGAAGTGAACCTGAGCTCCGGTGAACGTGAAGACCGGGCCAATCGCTGGGTGATCCCGGCGTTCGGCGTGATCGGTCTGGTCAGTGCGTTTCTGCCGGCTTACTGCGACCGCATCGGTTTCTGGACCATTGGTCGCGAAGGCACCCGCTGGCTGGGAGCGTTGCTGTTCATTGCCGGCGGTGCGTTGCGGTTGTGGCCGGTGTTTGTGCTGGGGCATCGGTTCAGCGGCCTGGTGGCGATTCAGCCGGGGCATCGTCTGGTCACCGATGGCATCTACACGCACCTGCGCAATCCCAGCTATCTGGGGCTGGTCGTCAATGCTTTAGGCTGGGCGTTGGCGTTTCGGTCGGTGGTCGGGATCCTGCTGGCAGCGCTGACCCTGATCCCGCTGATTGCCCGTATCCACTCAGAAGAGGCCCTGCTGCGCGCCCGGTTCGGCGCCGAATACGATGCCTATTGCGCACGCAGCTGGCGGTTGTTGCCGGGGGTTTACTGA
- a CDS encoding hotdog fold domain-containing protein, which translates to MSQFLAMFTSAGPQAFSQMACQVAPYFSSINPLVSELRAGSATVQVPFRREITNHLGTVHAIAMCNAAELAAGMMTDVSIPAGARWIPKGMTVEYLAKAKSDVTAVANGEGLDWQTEGDKIVPVDIHDAEGKKVFTARITMNVKLS; encoded by the coding sequence ATGAGTCAGTTTCTCGCCATGTTCACCAGCGCCGGCCCACAAGCGTTCAGCCAGATGGCCTGTCAGGTCGCGCCGTATTTCAGCAGCATCAATCCGTTGGTCAGCGAGCTGCGGGCAGGCTCGGCGACTGTACAAGTGCCGTTTCGCCGCGAGATCACCAACCACCTTGGCACCGTCCACGCCATCGCCATGTGCAACGCCGCCGAGCTGGCCGCCGGGATGATGACCGACGTGTCGATTCCCGCCGGCGCACGCTGGATTCCAAAGGGCATGACGGTCGAGTACCTGGCCAAAGCCAAATCCGACGTGACCGCCGTGGCCAATGGCGAAGGACTGGACTGGCAGACCGAAGGCGACAAGATCGTGCCGGTCGACATTCACGATGCCGAGGGCAAGAAAGTGTTCACGGCGCGGATCACCATGAACGTGAAGCTGTCCTGA
- a CDS encoding response regulator, with translation MCPIPTSSAHLPGGLILVVEDDPLILEFLCEILQEEGFKVEPQTSADAASLYLEKHAPEVALLLTDITMPGTLNGADLANLVGERWPEKPVMVMSGYETPETSGVRHPVAFIKKPWAIGQLLDCVDDAFKSKAPRLH, from the coding sequence ATGTGTCCAATTCCGACGTCGAGCGCGCACCTTCCTGGCGGGTTGATTCTGGTAGTGGAAGACGATCCGTTGATTCTGGAGTTTCTGTGCGAAATTCTTCAGGAGGAAGGTTTCAAGGTCGAGCCGCAGACCAGTGCCGATGCGGCGTCGCTATACCTGGAAAAGCACGCGCCGGAAGTCGCGCTGCTGCTCACCGACATCACCATGCCCGGCACCCTCAATGGGGCGGACCTGGCCAATCTGGTGGGCGAACGCTGGCCGGAAAAACCGGTGATGGTCATGTCCGGTTATGAAACGCCGGAGACCTCCGGCGTCCGCCATCCGGTGGCGTTCATCAAGAAGCCCTGGGCCATCGGCCAGTTGCTCGATTGTGTGGACGACGCGTTCAAATCCAAGGCACCGCGTTTGCACTGA
- a CDS encoding TetR/AcrR family transcriptional regulator, which translates to MDTADLLERSYPGRRAELKRDIFRKALRLFNEQGIEATTIEMIRAECDTSVGAIYHHFGNKEGLVAALFFTALEDQARLRDAYLADATTTEEGVQALVFSYVDWVENQPEWARFQYHARYAVTRGPHKDELAARNKTRNLGLRTWLAESGRAAELNDCPAELLPSLIVGQADSYCRAWLSGRVQGSPKAYRELLAQAAWRSIRREPER; encoded by the coding sequence ATGGACACCGCAGATCTACTCGAGCGCAGCTACCCCGGACGACGGGCCGAACTCAAGCGCGACATCTTTCGCAAAGCCTTGCGCCTGTTCAATGAACAAGGTATCGAGGCCACGACCATCGAAATGATCAGGGCCGAGTGCGACACCAGTGTCGGCGCGATCTACCACCACTTCGGCAACAAGGAAGGGCTGGTGGCCGCGTTGTTTTTCACCGCACTGGAAGATCAGGCGCGTTTGCGCGATGCGTATCTGGCCGACGCGACGACCACCGAAGAGGGCGTGCAGGCCCTGGTTTTCAGTTATGTGGACTGGGTCGAGAACCAGCCTGAATGGGCGCGATTCCAGTACCACGCGCGTTATGCCGTGACCCGGGGGCCGCACAAGGACGAACTCGCCGCTCGCAACAAGACCCGCAATCTGGGGCTGCGCACCTGGCTGGCCGAATCCGGGCGCGCCGCCGAACTCAACGATTGCCCGGCCGAATTGCTGCCATCGCTGATCGTCGGTCAGGCCGACAGCTATTGCCGGGCGTGGTTGTCCGGGCGAGTGCAGGGCAGTCCGAAGGCTTATCGCGAGCTGCTGGCGCAAGCCGCGTGGCGTTCGATCCGTCGCGAACCGGAGCGCTGA
- a CDS encoding helix-turn-helix transcriptional regulator has translation MDALLQELPVHQSLSRVFATVGQDGFWRALVDTLRLLVPLDNALVAVMQAGRPPQLLIDFDSQGRADEQEELAGYCAGMYLLDPFYQAAVSGIADGLHSLASVAPDQFLHSEYYLSYFRSVVGADELQFLVNTDDGVLGLSMGRATAFGLQEQGRLLCVRDWVLSAMRRHVQLMPPQGAVVEAPVGDLAALLDRFDARLTVREIDTARLILQGFSSKAIAQRMNISPETVKVHRRNLYHKLNVTGHGELFALVLRPR, from the coding sequence GTGGACGCGTTGCTGCAGGAATTGCCGGTGCATCAGAGTCTGTCGCGAGTGTTCGCCACGGTGGGGCAGGACGGTTTCTGGCGGGCGCTGGTCGATACGCTGCGATTGCTGGTGCCGCTGGACAATGCGCTGGTGGCGGTGATGCAGGCGGGGCGGCCGCCGCAGTTGCTGATCGACTTCGACAGTCAGGGCCGTGCCGACGAGCAGGAAGAACTGGCCGGTTACTGTGCTGGCATGTACCTGCTTGATCCCTTCTACCAGGCCGCTGTCTCCGGGATCGCCGACGGTTTGCACAGCCTCGCGTCCGTGGCGCCGGACCAGTTTCTGCACAGCGAGTACTACCTGAGCTACTTCCGTTCTGTGGTCGGCGCGGATGAACTGCAATTTCTGGTCAACACCGATGACGGTGTGCTCGGCTTGTCGATGGGCCGGGCGACGGCGTTCGGTTTGCAGGAGCAGGGGCGTCTGCTCTGCGTGCGGGACTGGGTGCTGTCAGCAATGCGTCGGCATGTGCAGTTGATGCCGCCGCAAGGCGCAGTCGTTGAGGCGCCGGTCGGAGATCTGGCCGCATTGCTGGATCGTTTCGACGCCCGCCTGACCGTGCGCGAAATCGATACGGCGCGCCTGATTCTTCAGGGCTTTTCCAGCAAGGCCATCGCCCAGCGCATGAACATATCGCCGGAGACCGTGAAGGTGCATCGGCGCAATCTCTATCACAAGCTCAATGTCACCGGGCATGGCGAATTGTTTGCGCTGGTGTTGCGGCCGCGCTGA
- a CDS encoding NAD(P)H-dependent oxidoreductase produces MHALIVVDHDDPRSLTHGLAHQIAKGLSESDSSNTFEIADLHAEAFDPRFGVADWAVHHRESAPPADVLAEQVRIDRADALVLVYPVFWWSMPALLKGWIDRVFSNGWAFDFDGDSTLKKLGRLRVQLVALGGADARTYERHGYGAAMKAQIDHGIFDYCGATVTGSALLLESESGDPAIQLQAARELGQGLFR; encoded by the coding sequence ATGCATGCATTGATTGTTGTAGACCATGATGATCCCCGCTCGCTGACCCATGGGCTGGCGCATCAGATTGCCAAAGGCCTGTCGGAGAGTGATTCGTCCAACACCTTCGAAATCGCTGACCTGCACGCCGAGGCATTCGATCCGCGTTTCGGTGTGGCCGACTGGGCCGTGCACCACCGCGAGTCCGCACCGCCGGCAGACGTTCTGGCCGAGCAGGTGCGAATCGATCGCGCCGATGCGCTGGTGCTGGTCTATCCGGTTTTCTGGTGGTCGATGCCGGCGCTGCTCAAAGGCTGGATCGACCGGGTGTTCAGCAATGGCTGGGCGTTTGATTTCGACGGCGATTCGACCCTGAAAAAACTCGGACGACTGCGTGTGCAGTTGGTCGCACTCGGCGGGGCGGATGCACGTACTTACGAACGCCACGGCTACGGCGCGGCGATGAAGGCGCAGATCGATCACGGCATCTTCGATTACTGCGGTGCAACGGTGACGGGCTCGGCGTTGTTGCTGGAGTCCGAGTCGGGCGATCCTGCGATCCAGCTGCAGGCAGCGCGCGAACTCGGACAAGGGCTGTTTCGCTGA
- a CDS encoding GNAT family N-acetyltransferase — protein MPRITHYKSPCPEGVNSQILQMVVDYLTDISAIGLGPSNLLYNVYQYAVGYEVHLYLEALNGEKGTEVELLVATDEDDPEQVIGFLLYLPVQGDWEACNVAYLAVRQPYRRQGVARALIADMVTRYPHAELTCSVGKVPYFEALGFEVLGQLETQVLMSTRHYRSNGLRGFIDTTPIYRSLEVQQIHTYLLHKHGKRAMVDAEKQRDRHLDQVTRHTEEFVRQRLTVH, from the coding sequence ATCACCCACTACAAATCCCCGTGCCCCGAAGGCGTCAACAGCCAGATCCTGCAAATGGTGGTCGATTACCTGACCGACATCAGCGCCATCGGTCTGGGCCCGAGCAACCTGCTGTACAACGTTTATCAATACGCGGTCGGCTACGAAGTGCATTTGTATCTGGAGGCGCTGAACGGCGAGAAGGGCACCGAAGTGGAACTGCTGGTGGCCACTGATGAGGATGACCCGGAGCAGGTGATCGGCTTCCTGTTGTACTTGCCGGTGCAGGGCGATTGGGAGGCATGCAACGTGGCGTATCTGGCGGTCCGGCAGCCGTACCGACGTCAGGGTGTGGCCCGGGCTTTGATCGCCGACATGGTGACGCGTTACCCCCATGCCGAGTTGACGTGCAGCGTGGGTAAAGTCCCGTATTTCGAGGCGCTGGGCTTTGAAGTGCTGGGCCAGCTGGAGACTCAGGTGCTGATGAGCACCCGGCATTACCGCAGCAACGGCTTGCGCGGCTTTATCGACACCACGCCGATCTACCGCTCGCTGGAAGTGCAGCAGATTCACACCTACCTCCTGCACAAACATGGCAAGCGGGCGATGGTCGATGCCGAAAAACAGCGCGACCGGCACCTGGATCAAGTCACGCGCCATACCGAGGAATTTGTCCGCCAGCGCCTGACCGTGCACTGA
- a CDS encoding class I SAM-dependent methyltransferase — MNPQALAVLHAHLLTALTSAPAETRRLFHGRGRCWPGLEQVTVDWLQGVVLVSLFKEPEASQLEDLKRLLLEITGSAPWQQSGAHTLLIQHRYLPQSTAEWLLGEEIDEMTIVEGGLKYRVDLGRKQNAGLFLDMRYGRNWVREQAAGKRVLNLFAYTCGFSVAAIEGGASHVVNLDMSRAALSRGRDNHRLNGHDLSKVSFLGHDLFKSWGKVINSGPYDLVIIDPPSFQKGSFLLTKDYQRVLRRLPELLTAQGTVLACMNDPSFGSDFLIDGVTQEAPSLRFEQRLENPPEFPDVDPESGLKALLFKQIG; from the coding sequence ATGAACCCTCAAGCCCTCGCCGTTCTCCACGCCCACCTGCTCACCGCACTGACTTCGGCACCGGCCGAAACCCGGCGTCTGTTCCACGGGCGCGGGCGTTGCTGGCCGGGGCTGGAACAGGTCACCGTGGACTGGCTGCAAGGCGTGGTGCTGGTGTCGCTGTTCAAGGAACCCGAGGCTTCGCAGCTGGAAGACCTCAAGCGCCTGCTGCTGGAAATCACCGGCTCGGCGCCATGGCAGCAGTCCGGCGCCCACACCCTGCTGATTCAGCACCGATACCTGCCGCAAAGCACTGCCGAATGGCTGCTGGGGGAAGAGATCGATGAGATGACCATCGTCGAGGGCGGGCTGAAATACCGCGTGGATCTGGGCCGCAAGCAGAACGCCGGGCTGTTCCTCGACATGCGCTACGGGCGCAACTGGGTGCGCGAACAAGCGGCGGGCAAACGGGTGCTGAACCTGTTCGCCTACACCTGCGGTTTTTCGGTGGCGGCTATCGAGGGCGGCGCCAGCCATGTGGTCAACCTCGACATGTCCCGCGCCGCGCTGAGCCGGGGCCGCGACAATCACCGCCTGAACGGGCATGACCTGAGCAAGGTCAGTTTCCTCGGCCACGACCTGTTCAAATCCTGGGGCAAGGTGATCAACAGCGGCCCGTACGATCTGGTGATCATCGACCCGCCGTCGTTCCAGAAAGGCAGTTTTCTGCTGACCAAGGATTACCAGCGCGTACTGCGCCGCCTGCCGGAACTGCTGACGGCACAGGGCACGGTGCTGGCGTGCATGAACGATCCTTCGTTCGGTTCGGATTTCCTGATCGACGGCGTGACCCAGGAGGCGCCGAGCCTGCGTTTCGAGCAGCGGCTGGAAAATCCGCCGGAGTTTCCCGACGTCGATCCTGAAAGCGGCCTGAAGGCGCTGCTGTTCAAGCAGATCGGCTGA
- a CDS encoding HAD family hydrolase: MSAQDAVFNRAFGAFLFDMDGTVLNSIAAAERIWAAWAERHGVDVETFLPTIHGVRAIDTITRLNLPGVDAEAQAAFITEAEIEDVEGIVEIPGAAAFLKSLPANQWAMVTSAPRDLALRRMAAAGIPEPAVMITAEDVSAGKPDPAGYRLAARRLGLDPVDCLIFEDATVGIQAAEAAGAPLMIITATHQHPVETRHATIASYCDVTLSIDSDGQLRLQPQ; this comes from the coding sequence TTGTCCGCTCAAGATGCTGTTTTCAATCGCGCGTTCGGCGCGTTCCTGTTCGACATGGACGGCACCGTCCTCAACTCCATCGCCGCCGCCGAGCGGATCTGGGCTGCCTGGGCCGAGCGTCATGGCGTGGATGTCGAAACGTTCCTGCCGACCATCCATGGCGTGCGCGCCATCGATACCATCACGCGTCTGAACTTGCCGGGCGTGGACGCCGAGGCGCAAGCGGCGTTCATCACCGAAGCGGAAATCGAAGACGTTGAAGGCATTGTCGAGATTCCTGGTGCGGCGGCGTTTCTCAAGTCGTTGCCGGCAAATCAGTGGGCCATGGTGACTTCGGCGCCACGGGATCTGGCGTTGCGGCGGATGGCGGCGGCGGGGATTCCCGAGCCTGCGGTGATGATCACGGCCGAAGACGTGAGCGCCGGCAAACCTGATCCGGCCGGTTACCGCCTGGCTGCCAGGCGTCTGGGGCTGGACCCGGTCGATTGCCTGATATTCGAAGATGCGACCGTCGGTATTCAGGCGGCTGAAGCGGCGGGTGCGCCGTTGATGATCATTACCGCCACTCACCAGCATCCGGTCGAGACGCGGCACGCGACCATCGCCAGTTACTGCGACGTTACGCTGAGCATCGACAGCGACGGCCAGTTGCGTCTGCAACCTCAGTAA
- a CDS encoding P1 family peptidase, translated as MKPRARDLHIRIGQLQPGPLNAITDVPGVRVGHSNVRGRSASGRDVCSGVTLIEPRAGSTNAQPCFAGVHVLNGNGDATGLEWIREAGLLTSPIAFTNTHSLGVVRDALIELDRAQQPDDGRLYWNMPVVLETFDGLLNDINGFHVKPGHVAEAMSNAVDGPVQEGAVGGGSGMICHEFKGGIGTASRRLSKAQGGWTVGAIVQANHGIRSELRVDGYPVGRYMEQVDSPFLRASLPHPGMGSIVVCLATDAPLLPHQCTRLAQRASLGLARTGGGNEDHSGDIFLAFATGNGHIPPAAYEGKGAPTCDGLRMVNNDHISELFLAATEAVEEAIINALLASDSTEGNGHSVPGLDAATLLATLEKAGWPGTR; from the coding sequence ATGAAACCAAGAGCCCGCGATCTCCACATCCGCATCGGCCAACTGCAGCCCGGCCCGCTCAACGCCATCACCGACGTACCCGGCGTGCGGGTCGGCCACAGCAATGTGCGCGGCCGCAGCGCCAGCGGTCGTGATGTCTGCAGCGGCGTCACCCTGATCGAACCTCGCGCCGGATCGACCAATGCGCAACCGTGTTTTGCCGGCGTTCACGTACTCAACGGCAACGGTGATGCGACGGGGCTGGAATGGATTCGCGAAGCCGGCCTGCTGACCAGTCCGATCGCCTTCACCAACACCCATAGCCTCGGCGTAGTACGCGACGCCTTGATCGAATTGGATCGAGCGCAGCAACCGGACGACGGTCGTCTCTACTGGAACATGCCCGTGGTGCTGGAGACCTTCGATGGATTGCTCAACGACATCAACGGCTTTCACGTGAAGCCCGGGCACGTGGCCGAGGCGATGAGCAATGCCGTTGACGGCCCGGTGCAGGAAGGCGCAGTGGGCGGTGGCAGCGGCATGATCTGCCATGAATTCAAGGGTGGGATCGGCACCGCGTCGCGCCGCTTGAGCAAGGCTCAGGGCGGCTGGACGGTGGGCGCCATCGTCCAGGCCAACCATGGGATTCGCAGCGAACTGCGGGTCGATGGCTACCCGGTCGGGCGTTACATGGAACAGGTGGATTCGCCGTTCCTGCGCGCTTCGCTGCCGCACCCGGGCATGGGTTCGATCGTGGTGTGCCTGGCCACCGATGCACCGTTGCTGCCGCATCAATGCACGCGGCTGGCACAACGGGCCAGTCTCGGTCTGGCGCGTACCGGCGGTGGCAACGAAGACCACAGCGGTGACATCTTCCTCGCCTTCGCCACTGGCAACGGCCACATCCCGCCCGCCGCCTACGAGGGCAAAGGCGCGCCAACCTGCGACGGCTTGCGGATGGTCAACAACGACCACATCAGCGAGCTGTTTCTGGCGGCGACCGAGGCCGTTGAAGAGGCGATCATCAACGCCTTGCTGGCCAGCGACAGCACCGAAGGTAACGGGCATTCGGTGCCGGGGCTGGATGCCGCCACCCTGCTCGCCACTCTCGAAAAAGCCGGCTGGCCGGGCACTCGCTGA
- a CDS encoding TetR/AcrR family transcriptional regulator, whose protein sequence is MATTEIPEPAQPRRRLSREDRQRQLLDMAWQLIREEGTDALTLGYLAEKAGVTKPVVYDHFITRAGLLAALYQDFDRRQTALMDAALADAEATLSGTATVIATAYVDCVLTQGNEIPGVIAALASTPELEKIKREYEAVFLEKCRSVLSPFADGGDITQAGLRAMLGAAEALSQAAATGEISPAEAREELSASIAAMVERAAVSAAKASD, encoded by the coding sequence ATGGCAACCACTGAAATCCCCGAACCCGCTCAACCGCGCCGACGCCTGTCCCGGGAAGACCGTCAGCGCCAGTTGCTCGACATGGCCTGGCAATTGATTCGCGAAGAAGGCACCGATGCCCTGACGCTGGGTTATCTGGCGGAAAAGGCCGGCGTGACCAAACCGGTGGTGTATGACCACTTCATCACCCGCGCCGGTTTGCTGGCTGCGCTGTATCAGGATTTCGACAGGCGCCAGACGGCGTTGATGGATGCGGCGCTGGCCGATGCCGAGGCGACCCTGAGTGGCACCGCGACGGTGATTGCCACGGCGTATGTCGATTGCGTGCTGACCCAGGGCAACGAGATTCCGGGGGTGATCGCCGCCCTGGCCAGCACGCCGGAACTGGAGAAGATCAAACGCGAATACGAGGCGGTTTTCCTGGAGAAATGCCGCAGTGTGCTGTCGCCGTTCGCTGACGGTGGTGACATTACCCAGGCGGGATTGCGTGCCATGCTCGGCGCCGCCGAGGCGTTGTCCCAAGCCGCGGCCACCGGCGAAATCAGCCCGGCCGAGGCCCGTGAGGAGCTGTCTGCGAGCATCGCAGCGATGGTCGAAAGGGCCGCCGTCAGTGCCGCAAAAGCAAGTGACTGA
- a CDS encoding pyridoxal-phosphate dependent enzyme, whose protein sequence is MLHIRTPLILHPTLSTTSRRIWLKLENLQPSGSFKLRGMGLLCSQAAAQGKRKVVCPSGGNAGLATAVAAASLGLQACIVVPHTTPEATRARIRRTGAEVIVHGKVWDEANQRARELAGATDTEYVPAFDHPVLWQGHSTMIDEILEDCPQVDTVVTSVGGGGLLAGILTGLLRHDRRDCRIIACETRGAASFAAAVEAGHPVRLSKIDTVATSLGAAQVADWPVQHIGEFDHECLVLSDDDAIMGVVRYASDLRQLVEPACGVSLAVAYLDHPALAEARDVVIVVCGGVSISAQLVAGWARFGI, encoded by the coding sequence ATGTTGCACATCCGCACGCCGTTGATCCTCCATCCGACCCTGTCGACCACTTCCCGGCGTATCTGGCTGAAACTGGAAAACCTGCAACCCAGCGGCTCCTTCAAGCTGCGGGGCATGGGGTTGTTGTGCAGTCAGGCGGCGGCGCAGGGCAAGCGCAAAGTCGTCTGTCCGTCCGGCGGCAATGCCGGCCTCGCCACGGCGGTGGCGGCGGCCAGCCTGGGTCTGCAAGCCTGCATCGTGGTGCCGCACACCACCCCGGAAGCGACCCGCGCGCGCATCCGTCGCACCGGCGCCGAAGTCATTGTGCATGGCAAGGTCTGGGACGAGGCCAACCAGCGCGCCCGTGAATTGGCCGGTGCGACGGACACCGAATATGTTCCGGCCTTCGACCACCCGGTGTTGTGGCAAGGGCACAGCACGATGATCGATGAAATCCTCGAAGACTGCCCGCAGGTCGACACGGTGGTCACTTCTGTGGGCGGCGGGGGATTGCTGGCAGGGATCCTTACCGGACTGCTGCGCCATGACCGGCGTGACTGCCGGATCATCGCCTGCGAAACCCGCGGCGCCGCCTCGTTTGCCGCCGCCGTCGAGGCCGGCCACCCGGTGCGCCTGAGCAAGATCGACACCGTCGCCACCTCCCTGGGGGCCGCTCAGGTAGCGGATTGGCCGGTGCAGCACATCGGCGAGTTCGATCACGAATGCCTGGTGCTGTCCGATGACGACGCGATCATGGGCGTGGTGCGTTACGCCAGTGATTTGCGGCAACTGGTGGAGCCGGCGTGCGGGGTGTCGCTGGCGGTGGCCTACCTCGATCACCCGGCGTTGGCGGAGGCTCGTGATGTGGTGATTGTGGTGTGTGGCGGGGTGAGTATCAGTGCGCAGTTGGTGGCGGGGTGGGCGCGTTTCGGGATTTGA